In Aliarcobacter faecis, a genomic segment contains:
- a CDS encoding di-heme oxidoredictase family protein, producing MFKKLILLKALFAISCIGLFASNIEKKYISNNKDSKLLLKQIDGLNDEEKDIFMLGRSFFNIPWVKAPSVTTARDGLGPLFNANSCISCHPNNGRGKLFNKDLTNSRALLARLSVKNDKTDENREIFFKKGFIPHPVYGEQLAINGIFGVPFEGNIKLDFEEKIEVLDDGTKVVLQKPKYSLENLNYGEVRDDTNISYRIAQSLNGVGLISLILDEEILKNEDLEDKNRDGIRGKANFVYSPISKKYELGRYTHKASVAKLKEQVAFAASNDIGLTTTIEPNEKCTSFQKECLEAPKPKDSIDLPDNRLDAISYYLKNIKTYSTNKDKKEYKEGFVIFEKLACVKCHISDFKTKLGFSISPFSDFLLHDMGEDLADGRVEFSANEKEWRTAPLWGLALHEKINNELPRLLHDGRARTFEEAILWHGGEAKASKEAYKSLDKKDRDKLIKFLEEL from the coding sequence ATGTTTAAAAAATTAATACTACTAAAAGCCCTATTTGCAATTTCTTGCATAGGGCTTTTTGCTTCAAATATAGAAAAAAAATATATTTCTAATAATAAAGATTCTAAACTACTTTTAAAACAAATTGATGGCTTAAATGATGAAGAGAAAGATATATTTATGCTAGGAAGAAGCTTTTTTAATATTCCTTGGGTAAAAGCTCCTAGTGTTACAACGGCACGAGATGGTTTAGGACCACTTTTTAATGCAAATAGTTGTATCTCTTGTCATCCAAATAATGGTAGAGGTAAACTTTTTAATAAAGATTTAACAAATTCAAGGGCTTTACTTGCACGATTATCAGTCAAAAATGATAAAACAGATGAAAATAGAGAGATTTTTTTTAAGAAGGGTTTTATACCACACCCAGTTTATGGAGAACAATTAGCAATAAATGGAATTTTTGGAGTACCATTTGAAGGGAATATAAAACTAGATTTTGAAGAGAAGATAGAAGTTTTAGATGATGGAACAAAAGTAGTTTTACAAAAACCAAAATATAGTTTAGAAAATTTAAACTATGGAGAGGTCCGAGATGATACAAATATTTCATATAGAATCGCACAAAGTTTAAATGGTGTTGGATTGATATCTTTGATTTTAGATGAAGAGATATTAAAAAATGAGGACTTAGAAGATAAAAATAGAGATGGAATACGAGGTAAAGCAAATTTTGTCTATTCTCCTATTTCAAAAAAGTATGAACTAGGTCGATATACTCATAAAGCGAGTGTTGCAAAATTAAAAGAGCAAGTGGCATTTGCTGCTTCAAATGATATAGGGCTTACAACAACTATTGAGCCAAATGAAAAATGTACAAGTTTTCAAAAAGAGTGTTTAGAAGCTCCAAAACCAAAAGATAGTATAGATTTACCTGATAATAGATTAGATGCAATAAGTTATTATTTGAAAAATATAAAAACATATAGTACTAATAAAGATAAAAAAGAGTATAAAGAGGGCTTTGTTATCTTTGAAAAACTAGCTTGTGTAAAGTGTCATATAAGTGATTTTAAGACAAAATTAGGTTTTTCTATATCTCCATTTTCAGATTTTCTGCTTCATGATATGGGAGAAGATTTAGCTGATGGAAGAGTTGAGTTTAGTGCAAATGAGAAAGAGTGGAGAACAGCACCTCTTTGGGGATTGGCTTTACATGAAAAAATAAATAATGAATTGCCAAGACTTCTTCATGATGGAAGAGCAAGAACTTTTGAAGAGGCTATTTTATGGCATGGTGGAGAAGCAAAAGCAAGTAAAGAAGCTTATAAATCTTTAGATAAAAAAGATAGGGATAAATTAATTAAATTTTTAGAGGAGTTATAG
- a CDS encoding imelysin family protein translates to MKFGKRILISLSITTALALNVTASQKANNSEQIAVTKNLSFLESYANIALDNYTQALNDAKLLQETINKFVANPTQAGLDEAKKAWLQARESYGSTEIFRLSNGPIDAEDGWIEKAYGALEGQINAWPLDENMIDYTIDAEGKRTSGNIIDTVGKFNPGGEDAKEVDVTKITVEALTELNENGGEANVSTGYHAIEFLLWGQDQDYNNFLEDKITNGAMVAGLRPLSDFTTDANKDRRLQYLKVVTEKLVEDLNVVSSAWAKDINGNAGLYRAALLGKIKGKNKDRNIAKKEAMQQIIAGMGVFIKSELANERIAVAVLTPSEEDEHSCFSDNTHRDLAKNYEGFKNILTSTYNGKKYGESLLDSLNKDDKDRILKLMSDIEEKIESVDKIAKTEVHFDYQIRPEHSQSKVLVKLKNELRKLGDEMITVAKANNIKLTTDDVTDPEETKL, encoded by the coding sequence ATGAAATTTGGAAAAAGAATATTAATAAGCCTTTCAATAACTACGGCTTTAGCTTTAAATGTAACAGCTTCTCAAAAAGCTAATAATAGCGAACAAATAGCAGTTACAAAAAATTTATCTTTCCTTGAAAGTTATGCAAATATTGCACTTGACAACTATACACAAGCCTTAAATGATGCAAAACTTCTTCAAGAAACTATTAATAAATTTGTAGCAAACCCTACACAAGCAGGTCTTGATGAGGCTAAAAAAGCTTGGTTACAAGCAAGAGAGTCTTATGGTTCAACAGAGATTTTTAGACTTTCAAATGGTCCAATTGATGCAGAAGATGGGTGGATAGAGAAAGCTTATGGTGCTTTAGAGGGACAAATTAATGCTTGGCCTCTTGATGAAAATATGATAGATTATACTATTGATGCAGAAGGAAAAAGAACTTCGGGAAATATTATTGATACTGTTGGAAAGTTTAATCCAGGTGGAGAAGATGCAAAAGAGGTTGATGTTACAAAAATTACAGTAGAAGCTTTAACAGAACTTAATGAAAATGGTGGAGAAGCTAATGTAAGTACAGGATACCATGCTATTGAGTTTTTACTTTGGGGACAAGATCAAGATTATAATAATTTCTTAGAAGATAAGATTACAAATGGTGCTATGGTAGCTGGTTTAAGACCATTAAGTGATTTTACAACTGATGCTAATAAAGATAGAAGATTACAATATTTAAAAGTTGTTACAGAAAAATTGGTTGAAGATTTAAATGTTGTAAGTAGTGCTTGGGCAAAAGATATCAATGGAAATGCTGGGCTTTATAGAGCGGCTCTTTTAGGAAAAATTAAAGGTAAAAATAAAGATAGAAATATTGCAAAAAAAGAGGCTATGCAACAAATTATTGCTGGAATGGGAGTATTTATAAAATCTGAATTAGCAAATGAAAGAATTGCAGTTGCAGTTTTAACTCCAAGTGAAGAAGATGAACACTCTTGTTTCTCAGATAATACTCATAGAGATTTAGCAAAAAATTATGAAGGTTTTAAAAATATTTTAACTTCTACTTATAATGGTAAAAAATATGGTGAATCTTTACTTGACTCTTTAAATAAAGATGATAAAGATAGAATTTTAAAACTTATGAGTGATATTGAAGAAAAAATTGAAAGTGTTGATAAAATTGCGAAAACTGAAGTACATTTTGATTATCAAATTAGACCAGAACACTCTCAATCAAAAGTTTTAGTAAAATTAAAAAATGAGTTGAGAAAATTAGGAGATGAGATGATAACTGTTGCGAAAGCAAACAATATCAAACTAACAACAGATGATGTTACAGACCCTGAAGAGACAAAACTATAA
- a CDS encoding F0F1 ATP synthase subunit C: MKKIVLLMLAIAGFAFAADEAVVNETLKAYSVVAAGIGLGLAALGGAIGMGNTAAATIAGTARNPGLGGKLMTTMFIALAMIEAQVIYALVVAMIALYANPFL; this comes from the coding sequence ATGAAAAAAATCGTTCTTTTAATGCTAGCTATTGCTGGTTTTGCATTTGCTGCTGATGAAGCAGTTGTTAATGAAACTTTAAAAGCTTACTCTGTAGTAGCTGCTGGTATCGGATTAGGTCTAGCTGCTCTTGGTGGTGCTATTGGTATGGGTAATACTGCAGCTGCAACTATTGCTGGAACTGCAAGAAACCCAGGATTAGGTGGAAAATTAATGACAACTATGTTCATTGCATTAGCGATGATCGAAGCACAAGTTATTTATGCACTTGTTGTTGCTATGATTGCATTATATGCAAACCCATTCCTATAA
- a CDS encoding NACHT domain-containing protein — MFLSISRNNSVIKFAKNPLLMTIIAMIFFQSKKLPNKRVELYDIATETFLDNWVRVRFQENSKFKDKGTILEILPHIAFEIHSRSNKGLIEEHVFKEEFIKLYQEVNGVDLLLAKKEFVEFKEFLEKYTGFFYRKDIEGDLYGFVHLTFEEYLAALELKSKWDLNLISLENYVFDARWSEVLRLAIANIKISNKGISGRVKATNFITDILNVKDCFSEFYRLLQLVLLILIDDVEINNDLKSEIIDKYCLILKNHDEKSLIQSFSKIFGEIVYSIYRDAFLDKFEELIKSENDENLLINIYQILIFNSKNKFIFNFIQKLIHTYKQEKYFFKAFIKIGFEIRNSFKEKFLIKLFDNLLKNDENIDEKFANTISHFISIHNIRNVGIEGLVNKINSVTNKYLKEKYLIIIIQEFNFREKDLILTKIELINDTDIKERLKTIINFLSGDNKNNDFFRNYNMYSYQEKNILTKSDKLESIWDFENLEVIHINDALIEKLKQNDESFSNEMKKNIYNLYGEKLSNKIEIYLNYANRNEIFNFFGWKNFSFKNLKNNPKELSKFALIEYTHNLTDGRKNFNKEEEKYLHDYYENKEFFNNLEPYIKFIILKELKIVIDENLILECYNLMNKFEKRERESLYNLLFEYLNPFNI, encoded by the coding sequence TTGTTTTTATCAATTTCTAGAAATAATTCAGTTATAAAATTTGCCAAAAATCCATTATTAATGACAATAATTGCAATGATATTTTTTCAATCAAAGAAATTACCAAATAAAAGAGTTGAATTGTATGACATAGCAACAGAAACATTTCTTGATAATTGGGTTAGGGTTAGATTTCAAGAAAATAGTAAGTTTAAAGATAAGGGAACAATACTTGAAATATTACCTCATATCGCATTTGAAATTCATTCAAGAAGTAATAAAGGATTGATTGAAGAACATGTGTTTAAAGAAGAATTTATAAAACTTTATCAAGAGGTTAATGGAGTAGATTTACTTTTAGCAAAAAAGGAATTTGTTGAATTTAAAGAATTTTTAGAAAAATATACAGGATTTTTTTATAGAAAAGATATTGAAGGTGATTTATATGGATTTGTTCATTTGACATTTGAGGAATATTTGGCTGCATTGGAATTAAAATCAAAGTGGGATTTAAATTTGATTTCTCTAGAAAATTATGTTTTTGATGCTAGATGGAGTGAAGTATTAAGACTTGCTATTGCAAATATTAAAATATCAAATAAAGGAATTTCAGGTAGAGTAAAAGCAACAAATTTCATTACTGATATCTTGAATGTTAAAGATTGTTTCTCTGAATTTTACAGACTTTTACAGCTTGTATTATTGATATTAATTGATGATGTAGAGATTAATAATGATTTAAAATCCGAAATTATAGATAAATATTGTTTAATCTTAAAAAATCATGATGAAAAAAGTTTAATTCAATCTTTTTCAAAGATTTTTGGTGAGATTGTTTATAGCATATATAGAGATGCTTTTTTAGATAAATTTGAAGAGTTAATTAAATCAGAAAATGATGAGAATTTGCTAATTAATATTTATCAAATATTAATTTTTAATTCTAAAAATAAATTTATATTTAATTTTATTCAAAAATTAATTCATACATATAAACAAGAAAAATATTTTTTTAAAGCATTCATAAAAATAGGATTTGAAATAAGGAATAGTTTTAAAGAAAAATTTCTTATTAAATTATTTGATAATTTACTTAAAAATGATGAAAATATTGATGAAAAATTTGCAAATACAATAAGTCATTTTATAAGTATACATAATATTAGAAATGTTGGTATTGAAGGTCTTGTTAACAAAATTAATTCTGTAACTAATAAATATTTAAAAGAAAAATATTTGATTATTATTATTCAAGAATTTAATTTCAGAGAAAAAGATTTAATTCTCACTAAAATTGAATTAATTAATGATACGGACATAAAAGAAAGACTTAAAACAATAATAAATTTTCTTTCGGGTGATAATAAGAACAATGATTTTTTTAGAAATTATAATATGTATTCATATCAAGAAAAAAATATACTTACAAAATCTGATAAACTTGAAAGTATATGGGATTTTGAAAATTTAGAAGTTATTCATATAAATGATGCATTAATAGAAAAATTAAAGCAAAATGATGAATCTTTTTCTAATGAAATGAAGAAAAATATTTATAATTTATATGGTGAAAAATTATCTAATAAAATAGAAATTTATCTGAATTATGCAAATAGAAATGAAATATTTAATTTTTTTGGTTGGAAAAATTTTTCATTTAAGAATTTAAAAAATAATCCAAAAGAACTTTCAAAATTTGCATTAATAGAATATACACATAATCTTACTGATGGAAGGAAAAATTTTAATAAAGAAGAAGAGAAGTATTTACATGATTATTATGAAAATAAAGAATTTTTTAATAATCTAGAACCATATATTAAATTTATTATTTTAAAAGAATTGAAAATAGTAATAGATGAAAATTTGATTCTTGAGTGTTATAATTTGATGAATAAGTTTGAAAAAAGAGAAAGAGAATCTTTGTATAATCTTTTATTTGAATATTTAAATCCCTTTAATATTTAA
- a CDS encoding NACHT domain-containing protein, protein MGFLEYFVIPYSVSLFANKTTDKLNSLFRDNEKTLKKIFVESFIKALKNENVGILRDNSYYIKLIAEIKKDDEKLFNVINNFSNQKNTNFFNIIQNENISEEFLEIIFIEYGMDFNKIHKNSIVYFSFKNLMKHYEILFFKDISSNDAISIILKETLKIDNLAKMINVIADKIIGFDNIQKLLVSNYLKDNSSYMKNRVDFDSFMIRKYELLELAGFSPKISGKDIYMKLTDIFIPLKINSNKLKNNIEDETYIVEDIIFDEEKSENNSLSLLQSIINILDNRALVILGDPGSGKSTLLKYITRFIADNRETDWPYNNIIPILIKVSEYAEWYDCNKKNLFEYIISLDSQYHNVIIENLEQSNLLILLDGLDEITDSSIRNKIVKNIIDLKARYPYNRYIVTSRLIGYRESSLNGYFLESELLDFTQKDIKQFSSKWYNAIAFNEINVKKDITELEIEEIHSKY, encoded by the coding sequence ATGGGATTTTTAGAATATTTTGTTATACCGTACAGTGTAAGTTTATTTGCAAATAAAACAACAGATAAATTAAATAGTTTGTTTAGAGATAATGAAAAGACACTAAAAAAAATATTTGTAGAATCTTTTATTAAAGCACTTAAAAATGAAAATGTTGGAATTTTACGTGATAATAGTTATTATATAAAATTAATAGCTGAAATTAAAAAAGATGATGAAAAATTATTTAATGTAATAAATAATTTTTCAAATCAAAAGAATACGAATTTTTTTAATATAATTCAAAATGAGAATATCTCAGAAGAATTTTTAGAAATTATTTTTATTGAATATGGAATGGATTTTAATAAAATTCATAAGAATAGTATAGTTTATTTTTCTTTCAAGAATTTAATGAAACATTATGAAATATTATTTTTTAAAGATATTTCGTCTAATGATGCTATTTCAATAATTCTTAAAGAAACACTTAAAATAGACAACTTAGCAAAAATGATTAATGTTATAGCTGATAAAATAATTGGATTTGATAATATACAAAAGTTATTAGTATCTAACTATTTAAAAGATAATTCTTCTTATATGAAAAATAGAGTAGATTTCGATTCATTTATGATTAGAAAATATGAACTTTTGGAATTAGCAGGTTTTTCTCCAAAAATATCAGGGAAAGATATATACATGAAATTGACTGATATTTTTATACCTTTAAAAATTAACTCAAATAAATTAAAAAATAATATAGAAGATGAAACATATATTGTAGAAGATATTATTTTTGATGAAGAAAAATCTGAAAATAATTCATTATCTTTATTACAATCAATTATTAATATCTTAGATAATAGAGCTCTTGTAATATTAGGAGACCCTGGTTCTGGTAAATCTACATTATTAAAATATATTACAAGATTTATAGCAGATAATAGAGAAACCGATTGGCCTTATAACAATATCATTCCTATATTAATTAAAGTTTCTGAATACGCAGAGTGGTATGATTGTAATAAAAAGAATTTATTCGAATATATTATAAGTTTGGATTCTCAATATCATAATGTTATTATAGAAAATTTGGAACAGTCGAATTTGTTAATTCTTTTAGATGGATTAGATGAAATTACAGATAGTTCAATTCGAAATAAAATAGTTAAAAATATTATTGATTTAAAAGCAAGATATCCTTATAACAGATACATTGTAACATCAAGATTGATAGGATATAGAGAATCAAGTTTAAATGGATATTTTTTAGAATCGGAACTATTAGATTTCACACAAAAAGATATCAAACAATTTTCTAGTAAATGGTACAATGCGATTGCCTTCAATGAAATTAATGTAAAAAAAGATATAACAGAATTAGAAATTGAAGAAATTCATAGTAAATATTAA
- a CDS encoding FtsK/SpoIIIE domain-containing protein yields the protein MGIIDYLIRNCLFKSIVYTSIFLVSIGLIFLDYSNLKNIQIDSLSQYVNSNSISQNLNLVLESLINGFKNSYVLTIFFLGLIYINFYAFFKAIIFRKEINLPFSLSFYQSVKNYWWQKNSVKISHDKFNKLKNNKIFYTNSVSIDIEKYQNLKEEIIQYLKLPVDYELDVTRYGQKGVLLEFYKLPKIINFDIKELEKGKLFYGYSKNGKYSLPLSEQTSVVVAGESGSSKSTFLNVLMASTLYNLDLIEHLYLIDLKGVELARYSKLNKISFVKDIDNVLKIIKELNQIMKKRYDYMIEKELIKFDGPYIYCVIDEIGTINTQNDKKIKDEIFANLTELLQKGRASKIIFLIFSQKIDSVNIPTNVLTNIQSSVLMRTDSDFNINNTCGTKEQVAKITKVDADSFPFGRAIVKNGITSEKMLIQVPLIDYYEYKKIVEI from the coding sequence ATGGGAATTATAGATTATCTAATCAGAAATTGTTTATTTAAGAGTATTGTATATACAAGTATATTTTTGGTATCAATAGGTCTAATCTTTTTAGATTATAGCAATTTAAAAAATATTCAAATTGATAGTTTATCTCAATATGTTAACTCAAATTCTATCTCTCAAAATTTAAATTTAGTTTTAGAATCTTTAATAAATGGATTTAAAAATAGTTATGTATTAACAATCTTTTTTCTCGGCCTAATATACATTAATTTTTATGCTTTTTTTAAAGCAATTATTTTTAGAAAAGAGATAAATTTACCATTTTCTTTGAGCTTTTATCAATCAGTTAAAAATTATTGGTGGCAAAAAAATTCTGTAAAAATTAGTCATGATAAATTTAATAAACTAAAAAATAATAAAATTTTTTATACAAATTCCGTTTCAATTGATATTGAAAAGTATCAAAATTTGAAAGAAGAAATTATTCAATATTTAAAATTACCAGTTGATTATGAATTAGATGTAACTAGATATGGACAGAAAGGTGTTTTATTAGAATTTTATAAATTACCAAAAATAATAAACTTTGACATTAAAGAACTTGAAAAAGGTAAATTATTTTATGGCTATTCTAAAAATGGTAAATATTCATTACCTCTAAGTGAACAAACATCGGTTGTAGTTGCTGGTGAAAGCGGATCAAGTAAAAGCACATTTTTAAATGTATTGATGGCTTCTACTTTATATAACTTAGATTTAATTGAACATTTATATTTAATAGATCTCAAAGGAGTTGAGCTTGCCAGATATTCTAAATTAAACAAAATTTCATTTGTAAAAGATATTGATAATGTTTTAAAAATAATTAAAGAATTAAATCAAATTATGAAAAAACGTTATGACTATATGATTGAAAAAGAACTTATAAAATTTGATGGCCCATACATTTACTGTGTTATCGATGAAATAGGAACGATTAACACTCAAAATGATAAAAAAATAAAAGATGAAATATTTGCAAATTTAACTGAACTTCTACAAAAAGGACGTGCATCAAAAATAATATTTCTAATTTTTTCTCAGAAGATTGATTCTGTGAATATTCCTACAAATGTGCTAACTAATATTCAATCAAGTGTATTAATGAGAACGGATAGTGATTTTAATATAAATAATACATGTGGCACAAAAGAGCAAGTAGCAAAAATCACAAAAGTAGATGCTGATTCATTTCCATTCGGACGAGCAATAGTAAAAAATGGAATTACTAGTGAAAAAATGTTAATACAAGTTCCGTTAATAGATTATTATGAATATAAAAAGATTGTTGAAATATAA
- a CDS encoding tyrosine-type recombinase/integrase — protein sequence MSNIKIKGDGVFKIRNSVIYLHGSIDGIFYRKSTGKKVTPITKEWIKKANPLEELAKLLNIEKNVNKAINFEEFGNMILELTSSRRQKSSQEELERLFQNRILPSFKRFTLKDIKPLDIVNLLEKQKKEVCNDRVKRIKNILNIIFDYAYDNDLVEKNPVQTRSVKSVDLFYIPKNTKAYSTEEISLILNNAKGWFKIFMELSFKLGLRTGECMALKWSDFDFETEKLSLKRSITKGIISEQNEKSLSNKNHFRKIQLFPDLVKLLKNYYEVRPSDEWLFINKDGRYYRESKTIVDYHLKPLLKEINVEYKTLYATRRSYESVMSFGGENLEDIQKVMGHSKGSKITEKHYIDPRILKLEHDKLNAQKQQNIFNMMVKTESENFKPKLA from the coding sequence ATGAGTAATATTAAGATAAAAGGTGATGGGGTCTTTAAAATTAGAAACAGTGTTATTTATCTTCATGGTTCAATTGATGGAATTTTTTATAGAAAATCTACAGGTAAAAAGGTAACACCAATAACTAAAGAATGGATAAAAAAAGCTAATCCATTAGAAGAGCTTGCAAAGCTTTTAAATATAGAGAAAAATGTTAACAAAGCAATCAACTTTGAAGAATTTGGTAATATGATTTTAGAACTCACAAGTTCAAGAAGGCAGAAATCTAGTCAAGAAGAGCTAGAAAGACTTTTCCAAAATAGAATTTTACCAAGCTTTAAAAGATTTACATTAAAAGATATTAAACCTCTTGATATAGTTAATCTTTTGGAAAAGCAAAAAAAAGAAGTTTGTAATGATAGAGTTAAAAGAATAAAAAATATTTTAAATATTATATTTGACTATGCATATGATAATGATTTAGTGGAAAAAAATCCAGTTCAAACTAGAAGTGTTAAATCTGTTGATTTATTTTACATACCAAAAAATACTAAAGCCTACTCAACAGAAGAAATATCTCTTATTCTAAATAATGCAAAAGGTTGGTTTAAAATTTTTATGGAACTATCTTTTAAATTAGGACTTAGAACTGGTGAGTGTATGGCTTTAAAATGGAGTGATTTTGATTTCGAAACAGAAAAATTATCACTTAAAAGAAGTATAACAAAAGGTATCATTTCAGAACAAAATGAAAAGTCATTAAGTAATAAAAATCATTTTAGAAAAATACAACTTTTCCCAGATTTAGTAAAACTACTAAAAAACTATTATGAAGTAAGACCATCAGATGAATGGCTTTTTATTAATAAAGATGGTAGATATTACAGGGAGTCAAAGACTATTGTGGATTATCATTTAAAACCATTACTAAAAGAAATAAATGTTGAGTATAAAACATTATATGCAACAAGAAGGTCTTATGAATCAGTTATGAGTTTTGGTGGTGAAAATTTAGAAGATATTCAAAAAGTAATGGGACATTCAAAAGGTTCTAAAATTACTGAAAAACATTACATTGACCCAAGAATTTTAAAACTTGAACACGATAAACTGAATGCACAGAAACAACAAAATATTTTTAATATGATGGTTAAAACTGAAAGTGAAAATTTTAAACCAAAACTAGCATAA
- a CDS encoding glutamate-5-semialdehyde dehydrogenase yields MRDFLQKAKQGSRIIATLGTAIKNDILLQMADELVGSTSLILEANSFDMTFAKENNLSLAMQDRLFLNEKRVLDMANAIRQIASQTEPVGRILDGWITKDNLNIQKVSIPIGVIGIIYESRPNVTSDTAALCFKSGNVCVLKGGKEAENSNQAIAKILQTVLEKNNLPKEVISLIPDSSREGVAKLIKEDKFVDLIIPRGGEALIRFISENSSIPVIKHDKGVCHTYIDQDAAISKVADIVINAKCQRPSACNALETLLIHEDIAPHILNGLDEALKEQNTTIKACSETLKYIKAIPVIEEDFDKEYLDNVLNIKIVKNIDEAINHIQKHGSGHSEAILSENYTAVNKFLNEIDAACVYANASTRFTDGGEFGLGAEVGISTNKLHSRGPMGINDLTTFKYKIYGHGQTRK; encoded by the coding sequence ATGCGTGATTTTTTACAAAAAGCTAAACAAGGTAGCCGAATTATCGCTACTTTAGGAACTGCAATAAAAAATGACATCTTACTTCAAATGGCTGATGAACTTGTAGGTTCTACCTCTTTGATTTTAGAAGCAAATAGCTTTGATATGACATTTGCAAAAGAGAATAATTTAAGTTTGGCTATGCAAGATAGACTTTTTTTAAATGAAAAAAGAGTTCTTGATATGGCAAATGCAATAAGGCAAATTGCTTCTCAAACTGAACCAGTGGGAAGAATTCTTGATGGTTGGATAACAAAAGATAACTTAAATATTCAAAAAGTATCTATTCCTATTGGTGTTATTGGAATTATTTATGAAAGCCGTCCAAATGTTACAAGTGATACAGCTGCTTTATGTTTTAAAAGTGGAAATGTTTGTGTATTAAAAGGTGGGAAAGAGGCTGAAAACTCAAATCAAGCAATAGCAAAAATTCTACAAACTGTGTTAGAGAAAAACAATCTTCCAAAAGAGGTAATATCTTTGATTCCTGATAGTAGCCGTGAAGGTGTTGCAAAACTAATAAAAGAAGATAAATTTGTAGATTTAATAATTCCAAGAGGTGGAGAAGCACTTATTAGATTTATTAGTGAAAACTCTTCTATTCCTGTGATAAAACATGATAAAGGTGTTTGCCACACTTATATTGATCAAGATGCGGCTATTAGCAAGGTAGCTGATATTGTAATAAATGCAAAATGCCAAAGACCTAGTGCTTGTAATGCCTTGGAAACACTATTAATCCATGAGGATATAGCACCTCATATTTTAAATGGTCTTGATGAAGCTTTAAAAGAGCAAAATACTACAATAAAAGCTTGTAGTGAAACACTAAAATATATCAAAGCTATTCCTGTAATTGAAGAGGATTTTGATAAAGAGTATTTAGATAATGTTTTAAATATCAAAATTGTAAAAAATATTGATGAAGCTATAAACCATATACAAAAACATGGTTCTGGTCACTCTGAAGCAATTTTAAGTGAAAATTATACAGCTGTTAATAAATTTTTAAATGAAATTGATGCAGCTTGTGTTTATGCAAATGCAAGTACAAGATTTACTGATGGTGGAGAGTTTGGACTTGGTGCTGAAGTTGGGATTTCTACAAATAAACTTCATTCAAGAGGACCTATGGGAATAAATGACTTAACAACTTTTAAATATAAAATCTATGGCCATGGCCAAACTAGAAAATAG